A genomic window from Candidatus Andeanibacterium colombiense includes:
- a CDS encoding DUF2721 domain-containing protein: MISHTIQLALAPVFVLVAIGNILNILAQRLSRVVDRSRLLQQRHAETSGSAHDLVVIELRLIARRIVLISRAILLLVVSGLTIGMTVVVLFLEEFMKLDLQQVAAAGFIVAIALLMTALWHFLLETRTATAALRIPEEYLETHREL; the protein is encoded by the coding sequence GTGATCTCGCACACGATCCAGCTCGCGCTCGCGCCGGTGTTCGTGCTGGTGGCGATCGGCAACATCCTCAACATCCTCGCCCAGCGCTTGAGCCGGGTGGTCGACCGCTCGCGCCTGCTGCAGCAGCGCCACGCCGAGACCAGCGGCTCGGCGCACGATCTGGTGGTGATCGAACTCCGCTTGATCGCGCGCCGCATCGTGCTGATCAGCCGGGCGATCCTGCTGCTGGTGGTCAGCGGTCTGACCATCGGCATGACGGTGGTGGTGCTGTTCCTCGAAGAATTCATGAAGCTCGATCTGCAGCAGGTCGCGGCGGCCGGGTTCATCGTCGCGATCGCTTTGTTGATGACCGCGCTGTGGCACTTCCTGCTCGAAACCCGCACCGCGACCGCCGCGCTGCGGATCCCCGAGGAATATCTCGAGACCCACCGGGAGCTTTAG